A genomic segment from Methanotorris formicicus Mc-S-70 encodes:
- a CDS encoding methanogenesis marker 15 protein has translation MVKIAELTCGAEYSGVQKEIEKAAEVVGGEIIFPEVDLDYIDKVEEYLGFEVASANLKLMFARAMSIIEGNTDAEAVFIATCFRCAEGALVRNEVRRLIQQHTDLPVVMYSFTERTKASELLTRMEALATIVERKSLLARKKQEGISLGIDSGSTTTKAVIMQDNEVVGTGWVYTKDVIESAKEAVENALKEAGLKMEDIETIGTTGYGRHTIGEYFKADLIQEELTVNSKGAAFLADKQEGEATVIDIGGMDNKAISLNNAIPDSFTMGGICAGASGRFFEITARRLGVSIQELGDLAAEGDWRKINMNSYCIVFGIQDLVTALAEGAKAEDVAAAAAHSVAEQIYEQQLQEVDVRDPVILVGGSSLLKGMVLALEEILGRKIIVPKYSQHIGAVGAALLASGFRYMKKD, from the coding sequence ATGGTAAAAATTGCAGAGTTAACTTGTGGAGCAGAATACAGTGGAGTTCAGAAAGAAATTGAAAAGGCAGCAGAAGTTGTTGGTGGAGAAATTATCTTTCCTGAGGTTGATTTGGATTATATTGATAAGGTTGAGGAGTATTTGGGATTTGAGGTTGCATCGGCAAATTTAAAATTGATGTTTGCAAGGGCAATGTCTATAATTGAGGGTAATACAGATGCAGAAGCAGTGTTTATAGCAACATGCTTTAGATGTGCAGAAGGGGCTTTGGTTAGGAATGAGGTTAGGAGGTTGATTCAGCAACATACGGATTTGCCTGTGGTTATGTATTCATTCACTGAAAGAACAAAGGCATCTGAACTTTTAACAAGAATGGAAGCATTAGCAACAATTGTAGAGAGAAAATCATTGTTGGCAAGGAAAAAGCAGGAGGGAATAAGTTTAGGTATTGATAGTGGTTCAACAACAACAAAGGCAGTAATTATGCAAGATAATGAGGTTGTGGGAACAGGATGGGTCTATACAAAGGATGTTATAGAATCTGCAAAAGAGGCAGTTGAAAATGCATTGAAAGAGGCAGGATTAAAAATGGAAGATATTGAGACCATTGGAACTACTGGATATGGTAGGCATACCATTGGAGAATACTTTAAGGCTGATTTAATTCAAGAAGAGTTAACTGTAAACTCAAAAGGGGCTGCATTTTTAGCAGATAAGCAGGAAGGAGAAGCAACAGTTATTGACATTGGGGGAATGGATAACAAGGCAATATCATTAAACAATGCAATTCCAGACAGTTTCACAATGGGGGGTATCTGTGCTGGGGCAAGTGGTAGGTTCTTTGAAATTACTGCAAGAAGGTTAGGCGTTTCAATCCAAGAACTTGGGGACTTAGCAGCAGAAGGAGATTGGAGAAAAATAAACATGAACAGTTATTGTATTGTCTTTGGTATTCAGGATTTAGTCACTGCATTGGCAGAGGGGGCAAAGGCAGAGGATGTTGCTGCAGCAGCGGCACATTCAGTTGCAGAACAGATTTACGAGCAACAGTTGCAAGAGGTTGATGTTAGGGATCCTGTTATATTGGTTGGAGGAAGTAGTTTGTTGAAGGGGATGGTTTTGGCATTGGAGGAAATCTTAGGTAGGAAAATTATTGTTCCTAAGTATTCACAGCATATAGGTGCTGTTGGTGCTGCATTATTGGCATCAGGATTTAGATACATGAAGAAGGATTAA
- the serB gene encoding phosphoserine phosphatase SerB, producing MERKKKIVLFDFDSTLVDCETIDEIAKEAGVEEEVKKITKEAMEGKLNFEQSLRKRVSLLKGLPVEKVEKAVSNIKLMNGAEETIKELKKKGYVVGVVSGGFDIAVKRIKEKLELDYAYANELIENDGILTGEVRGPVMSETAKGDILEEIARKEGVDLKDTIAVGDGANDISMFNKAGLKIAFCAKEILKEKADICIEKKDLREILKHVD from the coding sequence ATGGAAAGAAAGAAGAAAATAGTGTTATTTGATTTCGATAGTACTTTGGTAGATTGTGAAACCATAGATGAAATTGCAAAAGAGGCAGGTGTTGAAGAAGAAGTTAAAAAAATAACCAAAGAGGCTATGGAAGGAAAATTGAATTTTGAGCAGTCATTGAGAAAAAGGGTATCTCTTTTAAAAGGTCTTCCAGTTGAGAAGGTAGAGAAAGCAGTATCAAACATAAAGTTGATGAATGGTGCAGAAGAGACAATTAAAGAACTAAAAAAGAAAGGTTATGTTGTTGGTGTTGTTAGTGGTGGTTTTGATATAGCGGTTAAAAGAATAAAGGAAAAACTTGAACTTGATTATGCCTATGCAAATGAACTCATAGAAAATGATGGAATATTAACTGGAGAAGTCAGAGGTCCAGTAATGTCTGAAACTGCGAAAGGAGATATATTGGAAGAGATCGCAAGAAAAGAAGGTGTAGATTTAAAGGATACTATTGCTGTTGGTGATGGTGCAAATGACATCAGTATGTTCAATAAAGCAGGTTTAAAGATAGCATTTTGTGCAAAAGAAATTTTAAAAGAAAAGGCAGACATTTGCATTGAAAAAAAGGATTTAAGGGAAATTTTAAAACATGTAGATTAA
- a CDS encoding methanogenesis marker 17 protein gives MAEIIVDCKDKAGKEIYTKIIQTSLEDLVLGKSILEVRMVIREDEPYFIIGVLPKKTTKLIRLRDFANIEGTKKVDGITIYKIKIEDETYLPYLLEKINIIEQPSRFEVVTDSPIDLDMVVYDSKKDFVAKVLDFMNRVFPEGMRIRKTFYGKAIVSIASEKPFEEEWLNEALKLKEELENTKIIGF, from the coding sequence ATGGCAGAAATTATTGTAGATTGTAAAGATAAAGCAGGAAAAGAGATTTATACAAAAATCATCCAAACATCACTTGAGGATTTAGTGCTTGGGAAATCTATTTTGGAGGTAAGGATGGTTATAAGGGAAGATGAGCCATATTTTATAATAGGTGTATTACCAAAGAAGACAACAAAATTAATTAGATTGAGGGACTTTGCAAATATTGAGGGAACAAAGAAGGTTGATGGGATAACAATATACAAAATAAAAATAGAGGATGAAACATATTTGCCTTATCTCCTTGAAAAGATAAATATCATTGAACAACCTTCAAGGTTTGAGGTTGTGACAGATTCTCCAATAGATTTGGATATGGTGGTTTATGACTCAAAAAAGGATTTTGTAGCAAAGGTTCTTGATTTTATGAATAGGGTTTTCCCAGAAGGTATGAGGATTAGGAAAACGTTTTATGGAAAGGCAATTGTATCTATTGCATCAGAAAAACCATTTGAAGAAGAGTGGCTAAATGAGGCTTTAAAATTAAAAGAAGAGTTAGAAAATACAAAAATAATTGGGTTTTAA
- the purC gene encoding phosphoribosylaminoimidazolesuccinocarboxamide synthase has protein sequence MDVNEIIKNPPIHKGKAKSIYKIDDDNVLIEFRDDITAGNGAKHDVKEGKGYLNALISSKLFKLLEENGVKTHFVEYVEPKYIVAKKVEIIPIEVIVRNIAAGSLCRRYPFEEGKELPFPIVQFDYKNDEYKDPMLNDDIAIALGLATKEELEEIKKLALKVNEVLKKFFDEKGIILVDFKIEVGKTNDGEIVVADEISPDTMRLWDKKTMDVLDKDVFRKDLGDVIAKYKIVAEKIGLL, from the coding sequence ATGGATGTGAATGAAATAATAAAGAACCCACCAATACACAAAGGGAAGGCAAAGTCCATCTACAAAATTGATGATGATAATGTTTTAATTGAGTTTAGAGATGATATTACTGCTGGAAATGGAGCAAAACACGATGTTAAAGAAGGGAAGGGTTATTTAAACGCTCTAATATCTTCAAAGTTATTCAAACTTTTAGAGGAGAATGGAGTGAAAACCCATTTTGTGGAGTATGTAGAACCGAAATACATAGTTGCTAAGAAAGTTGAGATTATTCCAATTGAGGTTATAGTTAGAAACATTGCAGCAGGAAGTTTATGCAGAAGATATCCTTTTGAAGAGGGTAAAGAACTGCCATTCCCAATTGTTCAATTTGATTACAAGAATGATGAATATAAAGATCCAATGCTAAATGATGATATTGCTATTGCCTTAGGTTTGGCAACAAAAGAAGAACTTGAGGAGATTAAAAAACTCGCTTTGAAGGTAAATGAGGTTTTGAAGAAGTTCTTTGATGAGAAGGGAATAATTTTGGTAGATTTCAAAATAGAAGTTGGGAAAACAAATGATGGAGAGATTGTTGTTGCAGATGAGATAAGTCCTGATACGATGAGGTTGTGGGATAAGAAAACGATGGATGTCTTAGATAAAGATGTATTTAGGAAAGATTTAGGTGATGTTATAGCAAAATACAAGATTGTTGCTGAAAAAATTGGCTTATTATAA
- a CDS encoding IS701 family transposase, producing the protein MLKKANAIVYMLFLLLSEFNSCIELSKTLRIFGINVSHDTINRILWNEGLNPQENLFNFMKNFITPEYNIFVIDDFVIDKFYSKSTEFTYYCWSNLHKRVVMGMHVVDCIATNGKNIIPIDFRVYDRPRDGKTKNDLCREIILSLVERGFNIRYICFDSWYSSKENLKLIDKLGLFYLCRIKRNRKINLSKNGEWISIKELGEIPESGLIVYLRKVGYVKLFCLSKNGKAVYYITNNLFMSFGEFQEVKNASWRIEEFHRGVKQCCNIGNFFVRKRFPVLGHISLAMRAFFILEKIRIDKKITWYEFRRELNRIAVGNAIISLCKETGLLLI; encoded by the coding sequence ATTCTCAAAAAAGCGAATGCAATTGTTTATATGCTCTTTCTTCTATTGTCAGAGTTTAATTCGTGTATAGAACTATCTAAAACATTACGCATTTTCGGAATAAACGTATCTCACGATACCATAAATCGAATTCTTTGGAATGAGGGTCTTAACCCACAAGAGAATCTATTTAACTTCATGAAAAACTTTATAACTCCCGAATATAACATTTTCGTTATAGATGATTTTGTTATAGATAAGTTTTATTCGAAATCAACAGAATTTACTTATTATTGTTGGAGTAATCTACATAAACGAGTAGTTATGGGCATGCATGTTGTTGATTGTATTGCTACGAATGGAAAGAACATCATTCCAATCGATTTTAGAGTTTATGATAGACCAAGGGATGGAAAGACGAAGAATGATTTATGTAGGGAAATAATACTCTCTTTAGTTGAAAGGGGATTTAATATTCGATATATCTGCTTCGATAGTTGGTATTCGAGCAAAGAAAACTTAAAACTTATCGATAAGTTAGGTTTATTTTACCTCTGCAGAATTAAAAGGAACAGGAAGATAAACCTCTCCAAAAACGGTGAGTGGATTTCGATTAAAGAACTTGGAGAAATTCCTGAAAGTGGATTAATCGTTTATCTAAGGAAAGTAGGATATGTCAAACTCTTCTGCCTTTCCAAAAACGGAAAGGCAGTATATTATATAACGAATAACCTATTTATGAGTTTCGGAGAATTTCAAGAGGTCAAAAACGCCTCTTGGAGAATCGAAGAGTTCCACAGAGGAGTTAAACAGTGCTGCAATATTGGAAATTTCTTCGTTAGAAAAAGATTTCCAGTATTAGGACATATTTCGTTAGCTATGAGGGCTTTCTTTATTTTAGAGAAAATTAGAATCGATAAAAAGATTACTTGGTATGAGTTTAGAAGAGAACTAAATCGAATAGCCGTTGGGAATGCCATAATCTCTTTATGTAAAGAAACTGGTTTATTGTTAATCTAA
- a CDS encoding FeoA family protein: MENLLNKKPGVYVVKDILGGHGRKMKFYELGIYPGKKIKSINFGNKGPILVKVGNTKIALGRGMVSKIFVE, translated from the coding sequence ATGGAAAACCTATTGAACAAAAAACCTGGGGTTTATGTGGTTAAAGATATCTTAGGAGGACATGGACGTAAGATGAAATTCTACGAGTTGGGTATATATCCAGGAAAGAAAATAAAATCTATAAATTTTGGAAATAAAGGTCCCATCTTAGTTAAAGTTGGAAACACAAAAATAGCACTTGGTAGGGGCATGGTTAGCAAGATATTTGTGGAGTAG
- the serS gene encoding serine--tRNA ligase, which translates to MRFELDGRIIFSKELTEEAVKSAEEIIKNSREIFLKGVPKGKEDEASKIVDYKFEDNQLKLKIVSGTYTRAHEGLIRLRKPLAQKLGKGHRIGVRDIIIDNYVITIPSERAENLKGKKVPECEVEVRENEIKLIFKEVGDSELKRNIIDRAIKFVKNELEKEEKDLTFEVCKIPPGTIVSEYKAKRKITFDKDPTEVAEKLGWVKKFPGRGQWFYAPPITVLFRVMESLIVEEIVKKLNFEECLFPKLIPLEVMYKMRYLEGLPEGMYYVCPPKREPELFEEFVSEMMIKKEIPIEKLKNLLRDPSYVLAPAQCEPFYQFFDHELIDVDKPIKFFDRSGWTYRWEGGGAKGLDRVNEFLRVECVWIGSPEFVEKTRDDTLKYAEKLAEKLDLEYWVEVGDDPFYLEGRKKEDRGIEFPDVPKYEMRLLLPHVKDERKGVAVTSANVHGTHFVEGFGIKDYKGRKVWTGCTGYGVTRWVVGFLSQYGFEFDDWPELIKKKIKKLPEVPKLITWP; encoded by the coding sequence ATGAGATTTGAACTTGACGGGAGGATTATATTTAGCAAAGAACTAACTGAAGAAGCAGTAAAAAGTGCAGAAGAGATTATAAAGAATAGTAGAGAGATATTTTTAAAAGGAGTGCCTAAGGGGAAGGAAGATGAAGCATCAAAGATAGTTGATTACAAATTTGAAGATAACCAGTTAAAATTAAAAATCGTCTCAGGAACCTATACGAGAGCACATGAGGGATTGATAAGGTTGAGGAAGCCTCTTGCACAAAAACTTGGAAAAGGGCATAGAATAGGAGTCAGGGATATAATTATTGATAATTATGTTATAACAATCCCATCAGAGAGGGCAGAGAATTTAAAAGGTAAGAAAGTCCCAGAATGTGAAGTTGAAGTGAGGGAGAACGAGATAAAACTGATATTCAAAGAAGTCGGAGATAGTGAGTTGAAGAGAAACATTATCGATAGGGCAATAAAATTTGTAAAAAATGAATTAGAAAAAGAGGAGAAGGATTTAACCTTTGAGGTTTGCAAAATCCCACCTGGAACAATAGTTAGCGAATACAAGGCAAAGAGGAAAATTACCTTTGACAAAGATCCAACAGAAGTTGCTGAAAAATTGGGATGGGTTAAGAAATTCCCTGGGAGGGGGCAGTGGTTCTATGCTCCACCAATAACTGTGTTGTTTAGAGTTATGGAAAGTTTAATTGTTGAAGAGATTGTTAAAAAACTTAACTTTGAGGAGTGTCTCTTTCCAAAGTTAATTCCATTGGAAGTTATGTATAAGATGAGGTATTTGGAAGGACTCCCAGAAGGGATGTATTACGTTTGCCCACCAAAAAGGGAGCCAGAGTTGTTTGAGGAATTTGTTAGCGAGATGATGATTAAAAAAGAAATTCCTATTGAAAAATTAAAGAACTTGTTGAGAGATCCATCCTATGTCTTAGCACCAGCGCAATGTGAACCTTTCTATCAGTTCTTTGACCATGAACTTATTGATGTTGATAAGCCAATAAAGTTCTTTGATAGAAGTGGATGGACATACAGATGGGAAGGTGGAGGAGCGAAAGGATTGGATAGGGTTAATGAATTCTTAAGGGTTGAGTGTGTTTGGATTGGTTCTCCTGAGTTTGTTGAAAAAACAAGAGATGATACCTTAAAATATGCTGAAAAATTGGCGGAGAAATTAGATTTGGAGTATTGGGTTGAGGTTGGGGATGACCCATTCTACTTGGAAGGAAGGAAAAAAGAAGATAGGGGTATAGAGTTCCCAGATGTTCCAAAGTATGAGATGAGATTACTCTTACCTCATGTAAAAGATGAAAGAAAAGGGGTTGCCGTGACATCAGCAAACGTGCATGGAACGCATTTCGTCGAGGGCTTTGGAATTAAGGATTATAAAGGAAGAAAAGTCTGGACAGGATGTACCGGATATGGGGTAACGAGATGGGTTGTTGGATTCTTAAGTCAATATGGATTTGAGTTTGACGATTGGCCAGAGTTGATAAAAAAGAAGATTAAAAAACTCCCAGAAGTACCAAAATTAATAACTTGGCCGTAA
- a CDS encoding transposase, with translation MADSTGVSINRLYCECIHGGKRTNRLVYDKLHILAYYYPKQGYIPIVSARWGEGHSSDSTNLLEMVKQVDFLDNEYLLADRGYDCCELFEYLLQHNITPIVKTKEFKWNYKVSKS, from the coding sequence ATAGCAGACTCTACGGGTGTTTCCATAAATAGATTATACTGTGAATGTATTCACGGAGGAAAGCGAACTAACCGATTGGTGTATGATAAATTACACATTTTAGCCTACTACTATCCAAAACAAGGTTATATCCCAATAGTTTCTGCTCGTTGGGGTGAAGGTCATAGTTCTGATAGTACCAACCTGTTAGAAATGGTTAAACAGGTGGATTTTTTAGATAATGAATATCTATTGGCTGATAGAGGATATGATTGCTGTGAATTGTTTGAATACTTACTACAACACAATATCACCCCAATAGTCAAAACAAAAGAGTTTAAATGGAATTACAAAGTCAGTAAAAGTTAG
- a CDS encoding ABC transporter permease encodes MKINTSKIKTIAKHEILSTIKRKQFLIGTVGVPLVMIIIAVIGFYFSSDIGNLKIGYIDYFGTDIPNKITKYNPVQQKNITIYFIKYNDTKKGKNDVMMGKVDVLAIIPKDYLDTGKITIYSTTKSINPTITETLRNLLVETLLKDKVDNKTYNRVKSPLSLEIYSISENGEEKESVFSQILPIGFVVILYIAITTVSGLIVGNTIEEKEHRIMEVLLSFTNAENIMIGKILGISVVGLVQISIWLMFALPVVVAYALKISMFLVVMAIVFFILAYLFYTSLLCGIASLYTNPKDASQIIAPIVIIQTIPFMMLNLIITNPNHYIVKILSYIPFTAPQVMLMRLSITNLEVWELALSLLIMILSTILSFIISIKLFKIGTLIYEENMSLKKVLKILRNSKS; translated from the coding sequence ATGAAGATAAACACATCTAAAATAAAAACCATCGCTAAGCATGAGATATTATCTACAATAAAAAGAAAGCAGTTTCTTATTGGTACTGTTGGAGTTCCGTTAGTTATGATAATTATTGCCGTTATTGGGTTTTATTTCTCTTCCGATATTGGAAATTTAAAAATTGGATATATTGATTACTTTGGGACAGATATACCAAATAAAATCACAAAATACAATCCAGTCCAACAGAAGAACATTACCATATATTTTATTAAGTATAATGATACTAAAAAGGGAAAAAATGATGTAATGATGGGGAAGGTAGATGTTTTGGCAATAATTCCAAAGGATTATTTGGACACTGGAAAGATTACAATATATTCCACAACAAAATCCATAAACCCAACAATAACAGAAACCCTTAGGAACTTGTTGGTTGAAACACTTTTAAAAGATAAAGTAGATAATAAAACTTACAACCGTGTAAAATCTCCATTAAGCCTTGAAATATACAGCATAAGTGAAAATGGTGAAGAAAAAGAAAGTGTATTTTCCCAAATATTGCCCATAGGGTTCGTTGTGATTTTGTACATTGCCATTACAACGGTTTCTGGGTTGATTGTGGGCAATACAATTGAAGAAAAAGAACACCGTATAATGGAAGTTCTCCTCTCATTCACAAATGCAGAAAACATTATGATTGGGAAGATTTTGGGTATTTCTGTTGTTGGTTTAGTTCAAATATCAATATGGCTCATGTTTGCATTACCAGTAGTTGTTGCCTATGCCCTTAAGATATCCATGTTTTTGGTTGTTATGGCAATTGTGTTCTTTATATTGGCTTACTTATTCTATACTTCTTTACTTTGTGGAATTGCCTCACTATATACAAATCCAAAAGACGCAAGTCAGATAATTGCACCAATAGTAATCATCCAAACAATCCCATTTATGATGTTAAATCTCATCATAACCAATCCAAATCATTATATAGTAAAAATCCTTTCTTATATTCCATTTACAGCACCACAAGTTATGTTAATGAGGTTATCTATAACCAACTTAGAGGTTTGGGAATTGGCATTATCCCTACTAATCATGATTTTATCGACAATATTGTCGTTTATCATTTCAATAAAACTCTTCAAAATAGGAACTCTTATCTATGAGGAGAACATGTCATTAAAAAAGGTTCTTAAAATTTTGAGGAATAGTAAATCTTAA
- a CDS encoding ABC transporter ATP-binding protein, with protein sequence MIKVNVKNLIKHFGDKKAVDGISFEVYEGEIFGLLGHNGAGKTTTLRTIAGIINDYDGKVEVNGRIGYLPEERGLYKDEKVKDVLAFFGGLAGMRKEELKNQIEYWLKKLNVYKYKNQKIKTLSKGNQQKIQFIVSVLHNPDIVILDEPFSGLDVFNINLLKKILFELKDDGKSIILSTHQLEKIEKFCYRVLILKEGKVVHYGRIDEICHKKVAYIEYVKDGKLIKQNLPYKEAISLIKNEEILKNLVKFEVRNSLEDLFLEGGSI encoded by the coding sequence ATGATAAAGGTAAATGTAAAGAATTTGATTAAGCATTTTGGGGATAAAAAGGCAGTTGATGGCATTTCTTTTGAGGTTTATGAGGGGGAAATATTTGGACTCTTAGGACATAATGGAGCAGGAAAAACAACAACACTAAGAACTATAGCGGGTATTATTAACGACTATGATGGAAAAGTTGAGGTTAATGGAAGAATTGGCTACCTTCCAGAAGAGAGGGGGCTTTATAAGGATGAGAAGGTGAAAGATGTTTTAGCATTTTTTGGTGGATTAGCAGGAATGAGAAAAGAAGAACTTAAAAATCAAATAGAATATTGGCTAAAAAAACTGAATGTATATAAATACAAAAATCAAAAGATAAAAACACTCTCCAAAGGAAACCAACAAAAGATACAATTTATAGTATCTGTTTTACATAATCCAGATATAGTTATATTGGATGAGCCATTTTCTGGACTCGATGTATTTAATATCAACCTTCTAAAGAAAATCCTCTTCGAATTAAAAGACGATGGGAAGAGTATTATCTTATCTACACATCAACTTGAAAAGATAGAGAAGTTTTGTTATAGAGTTTTGATATTAAAGGAAGGAAAGGTTGTTCATTATGGGAGGATAGATGAAATATGTCATAAAAAAGTTGCATACATAGAGTATGTCAAAGATGGAAAGTTGATAAAACAGAACTTGCCATATAAAGAGGCAATATCTTTAATAAAAAATGAAGAAATCTTAAAAAACCTCGTAAAGTTTGAAGTGAGAAATTCCTTAGAGGATTTATTTTTGGAGGGAGGTAGTATTTGA
- the feoB gene encoding ferrous iron transport protein B has translation MGNNVVALVGQPNVGKSTIFNELTGSNQYIGNWPGVTVEKKEGILRYKDKEFTVVDLPGIYSLMSNSIDQKIARDFLIENDDAIILNIIDTPNINRNLYLTLQLLEMGKSPILCLNLIDEVEKFGMHVDEKKLSEKLNLPVIKTSGRHKIGIDDLKKAIYNYKPRKPKVIKYSPILEECVEGIIEKLDGILKSEKFAKLPKRWIALSLLEGDPEVLEIFKNNEEFMDYVAKLKEKVEREIKHDIESYIVEERYRVCDELLKDILVFTEIHDDIDVIMVHPIYGTVIFACVMYLMYNFVFGIGGIFSEVIGEFFEFIGGVLSNALPPLYKGFIVDGLLQGVGGVLEFYPQIVLIMLSLSILEDCGYLARVAALMHSIMSKFGLSGKSFIPIILSFGCNVPGIMATRIIESPRDRLLTILVNPLIPCSARFVVIGFLAGAFFASYKALFTLSIILTTIGLMLFVSLLFGKILFKGETEQFIFELPPYRTPDWRNVLKMTWERSKEFLIKAGTIIALGSLIFYYVTNYPNIENSYAMVVGKVLEHITLLMGLDWRGAIALVFGIFAKELVVSTLSIVYGDVTKYLTPLQAFVLCLVSVIYIPCLATIAAIYTETRSLKWTLFGTSYNLILATVIGIIVYQIGRLLGF, from the coding sequence ATGGGTAATAATGTAGTGGCATTAGTTGGACAACCAAACGTTGGAAAAAGTACAATATTTAACGAATTAACTGGGAGTAATCAATACATTGGAAATTGGCCAGGAGTTACTGTTGAAAAAAAAGAGGGAATTTTAAGATATAAAGATAAAGAATTTACAGTTGTTGATTTACCGGGAATTTACTCGTTAATGTCAAATTCAATAGATCAAAAAATTGCAAGGGATTTTTTAATAGAAAATGATGATGCAATTATTTTAAACATAATTGACACCCCAAATATAAATAGGAATTTATATCTAACTTTGCAGTTACTTGAAATGGGAAAGAGCCCAATCCTATGTTTAAATTTAATCGATGAAGTGGAAAAATTTGGCATGCATGTGGATGAAAAAAAATTAAGTGAAAAATTAAACCTACCTGTTATAAAAACATCTGGAAGGCATAAGATAGGCATAGATGATTTAAAAAAAGCAATATACAATTACAAACCAAGAAAACCAAAAGTAATAAAATACTCTCCAATATTGGAAGAGTGTGTAGAGGGGATTATTGAAAAGTTAGATGGTATTCTGAAATCAGAGAAGTTTGCCAAACTTCCAAAGAGGTGGATTGCCCTATCCCTACTCGAAGGAGATCCAGAGGTTTTGGAGATATTCAAAAACAATGAAGAATTCATGGATTATGTGGCAAAATTAAAGGAAAAAGTTGAGAGAGAAATAAAGCACGATATTGAAAGTTATATTGTTGAAGAAAGGTATAGGGTTTGTGATGAGTTATTAAAGGACATCCTTGTTTTTACTGAGATTCATGATGATATTGATGTCATTATGGTACATCCAATCTATGGGACAGTGATATTTGCATGTGTTATGTATCTGATGTATAATTTTGTTTTTGGTATTGGAGGGATTTTTTCTGAGGTTATAGGTGAATTTTTTGAGTTTATTGGGGGTGTTTTATCTAACGCCTTACCTCCATTATATAAGGGATTTATTGTTGATGGGTTGTTGCAAGGTGTTGGGGGGGTTTTGGAGTTCTATCCACAAATAGTTTTAATTATGCTATCTTTATCAATTTTAGAGGATTGTGGATATTTAGCAAGGGTTGCAGCGTTGATGCATTCAATAATGTCAAAATTTGGTTTGAGTGGAAAATCATTTATCCCAATAATTCTAAGTTTTGGATGCAACGTTCCGGGCATAATGGCAACGAGAATAATTGAAAGTCCAAGAGATAGGCTATTAACCATATTGGTGAATCCATTGATACCATGTTCAGCGAGGTTTGTAGTGATTGGATTTTTGGCAGGGGCATTCTTTGCATCATACAAGGCGTTATTTACTTTATCCATAATATTAACAACAATAGGTTTGATGCTCTTTGTGTCCCTTTTATTTGGAAAAATATTGTTTAAAGGAGAAACTGAGCAATTTATATTTGAACTTCCACCATATAGGACACCAGATTGGAGAAATGTTTTAAAGATGACATGGGAAAGAAGCAAAGAATTCCTGATAAAAGCAGGGACCATAATTGCACTTGGTTCATTAATATTCTACTATGTAACCAACTATCCGAATATAGAGAATAGTTATGCAATGGTCGTTGGGAAGGTTCTTGAGCACATAACTCTTTTAATGGGATTGGATTGGAGGGGAGCAATAGCGTTGGTATTTGGGATATTTGCAAAGGAGTTGGTGGTTTCCACATTGAGTATTGTGTATGGGGACGTGACAAAATACCTAACACCACTGCAGGCATTCGTTCTATGCTTAGTTTCAGTTATCTACATCCCATGTTTGGCAACAATTGCAGCAATCTATACAGAAACAAGAAGTCTGAAGTGGACGTTATTTGGGACATCATACAACCTAATACTTGCAACAGTGATAGGAATTATTGTCTATCAAATTGGAAGATTGCTTGGATTTTAA
- the purS gene encoding phosphoribosylformylglycinamidine synthase subunit PurS translates to MYKATIIIKLKKGVLNPEGRTILRALNFLGYNEVKDAKTFKSMELLIEGDDEEKIKERVDEMCRKLLANPVIHDYEIKLEKIE, encoded by the coding sequence ATGTATAAAGCAACGATTATCATCAAATTAAAAAAAGGTGTTTTGAATCCAGAAGGTAGGACAATATTAAGGGCTTTGAACTTTTTGGGATATAATGAGGTTAAAGATGCAAAAACCTTTAAAAGTATGGAGTTGTTGATTGAAGGGGATGATGAAGAGAAGATTAAGGAGAGGGTTGATGAGATGTGTAGAAAGTTGTTGGCAAACCCTGTAATTCATGATTATGAGATTAAGTTGGAAAAGATTGAATAA